The proteins below are encoded in one region of Pseudomonas putida NBRC 14164:
- the alr gene encoding alanine racemase, whose product MPFRRTLLAASLALLITGQAPLYAAPPLSMDNGTNALTVQNSNAWVEVSASALQHNIRTLQAELAGKSKLCAVLKADAYGHGIGLVMPSIIAQGVPCVAVASNEEARVVRASGFTGQLVRVRLASLSELEDALQYDMEELVGSAEFARQVDAVAARHGKTLRIHMALNSSGMSRNGVEMATWSGRGEALQITDQKHLKLVALMTHFAVEDKDDVRKGLAAFNEQTDWLIKHAKLDRSTLTLHAANSFATLEVPEARLDMVRTGGALFGDTVPARTEYQRAMQFKSHVAAVHSYPAGNTVGYDRTFTLARDSRLANITVGYSDGYRRVFTNKGHVLINGHRIPVVGKVSMNTLMVDVTDFPDVKGGNEVVLFGKQAGGEITQAEMEEINGALLADLYTVWGSSNPKILVD is encoded by the coding sequence ATGCCATTTCGCCGTACACTTCTGGCCGCATCCCTGGCCCTGCTGATCACCGGCCAAGCCCCACTGTATGCCGCCCCCCCGCTGTCGATGGACAACGGTACAAACGCCCTGACCGTGCAAAACAGCAACGCCTGGGTCGAAGTCAGCGCCAGCGCTCTGCAGCACAACATCCGCACCCTGCAGGCCGAGCTGGCCGGCAAGTCCAAGCTGTGCGCCGTGCTCAAGGCCGATGCCTATGGCCACGGTATCGGCCTGGTAATGCCATCGATCATCGCCCAGGGCGTGCCCTGCGTGGCGGTGGCCAGCAACGAGGAGGCCCGCGTGGTCCGCGCCAGTGGCTTCACCGGGCAACTGGTGCGGGTACGCCTGGCCAGCCTCAGCGAGCTGGAAGATGCCTTGCAGTACGACATGGAAGAGCTGGTGGGCAGCGCCGAATTTGCCCGCCAGGTCGATGCCGTCGCCGCGCGCCATGGCAAGACCTTGCGCATTCACATGGCGCTCAACTCCAGCGGCATGAGCCGCAACGGGGTGGAGATGGCCACCTGGTCCGGCCGTGGCGAAGCGCTGCAGATCACCGACCAGAAGCACCTCAAACTGGTCGCGCTGATGACCCACTTCGCCGTGGAAGACAAGGACGATGTGCGCAAGGGCCTGGCGGCCTTCAACGAGCAGACCGACTGGTTGATCAAGCACGCGAAGCTCGACCGCAGCACGCTCACCCTGCACGCCGCCAACTCGTTCGCTACGCTGGAGGTGCCGGAGGCGCGCCTGGACATGGTACGCACCGGTGGCGCGCTGTTCGGTGACACCGTACCGGCGCGCACCGAGTACCAACGCGCCATGCAGTTCAAGTCGCACGTGGCGGCGGTGCACAGTTACCCGGCCGGCAACACCGTCGGCTACGACCGCACCTTCACCCTGGCCCGTGATTCGCGCCTGGCCAACATCACCGTCGGCTATTCCGATGGCTATCGCCGGGTGTTCACCAACAAGGGCCATGTGCTGATCAACGGCCACCGCATACCGGTGGTGGGCAAGGTGTCGATGAACACGCTGATGGTCGATGTCACCGACTTCCCGGACGTGAAGGGTGGCAACGAAGTGGTGCTGTTCGGCAAGCAGGCCGGGGGCGAAATCACCCAGGCCGAGATGGAAGAAATCAACGGCGCGCTGCTGGCCGACCTGTACACCGTGTGGGGCAGTTCCAACCCGAAGATCCTCGTCGACTGA
- a CDS encoding pyridoxal phosphate-dependent aminotransferase, producing the protein MRYAKLTQRIAGDGAAAWDIHYRALALQAEGKDILLLSVGDPDFDTPAPIVEAAIDSLRAGHTHYADVRGKLALRQAIARRHQLRSGQAVDADQVTVLAGAQCALYCVAQCVLDPGDEVLVAEPMYVTYEAVFGACGAKVVPVPVKPENGFRVCPHDVAERITPRTRALALNSPHNPSGASLPRTTWEALAELCIAHDLWLISDEVYSELLYEGEHVSPASLPGMAERTATLNSLSKSHAMTGWRVGWVVGSAELAAHLENLALCMLYGSPDFIQDAAVVALEQPLSELAAMREAYRQRRDLVCEQLAGCPGLKALKPDGGMFVMVDIRETGVSAQAFADRLLDRQGVSVLAGEAFGPSAAGHIRLGLVLGDAALVDACQRIARCADELKREYGHA; encoded by the coding sequence ATGCGCTACGCCAAGCTTACCCAACGCATCGCCGGTGACGGGGCTGCGGCCTGGGACATCCACTACCGCGCCCTGGCGCTGCAGGCCGAGGGCAAGGACATCCTGCTGCTGTCGGTGGGGGACCCGGACTTCGACACCCCCGCGCCGATTGTCGAGGCGGCCATCGACAGCCTGCGGGCGGGTCACACCCATTACGCCGATGTACGCGGCAAGCTGGCCCTGCGCCAGGCCATCGCCAGGCGCCACCAGCTGCGTAGCGGCCAGGCCGTCGACGCCGACCAGGTGACGGTGCTGGCAGGGGCCCAGTGCGCGCTGTACTGCGTGGCCCAGTGCGTACTGGACCCAGGCGACGAGGTGCTTGTCGCCGAACCGATGTATGTGACCTATGAGGCGGTGTTCGGTGCCTGTGGTGCCAAGGTGGTGCCGGTGCCGGTCAAGCCGGAAAACGGTTTTCGGGTATGCCCGCATGACGTGGCCGAGCGCATCACCCCGCGCACCCGCGCGCTGGCCTTGAACAGCCCGCATAACCCGTCGGGGGCAAGCCTGCCCCGTACTACCTGGGAAGCACTGGCCGAACTGTGCATCGCCCACGACCTGTGGCTGATCTCTGACGAGGTGTACAGCGAATTGCTGTACGAGGGCGAGCATGTCAGCCCTGCCAGCCTGCCGGGCATGGCCGAACGCACCGCCACCCTCAACAGCTTGTCGAAGTCCCATGCCATGACCGGCTGGCGGGTGGGCTGGGTAGTGGGTTCGGCCGAGCTGGCCGCCCACCTGGAAAACCTCGCCCTGTGCATGTTGTATGGCTCGCCCGATTTCATTCAGGACGCCGCCGTGGTGGCGCTGGAGCAGCCGTTGTCCGAGCTGGCCGCCATGCGCGAGGCCTACCGCCAGCGCCGTGACCTGGTGTGCGAACAGCTGGCCGGCTGCCCGGGCCTGAAGGCACTGAAGCCCGATGGTGGCATGTTCGTGATGGTTGATATCCGTGAGACCGGCGTAAGTGCCCAGGCCTTTGCCGACCGCCTGCTGGACCGCCAGGGCGTGTCGGTGCTCGCCGGCGAAGCGTTCGGCCCCAGCGCTGCCGGGCATATCCGCCTGGGCCTGGTGCTGGGTGATGCGGCGCTGGTCGATGCCTGCCAGCGCATTGCCCGCTGTGCCGACGAGCTGAAACGGGAGTACGGCCATGCGTGA